ACGTCCCGAGCTATGTTAATGAATGTCCTTTCTAGAAGAAGGTTGTAGCTAGTGTCGATGTCAAGAACTTGAAACTTTGCATTGAACTCTGCAGGACCCATCTGAATGACCAAGTTTACCGCTCCCACTCTATCTCTCTGCACCCCATCGAAGGCTCTCACATTGAATTGGTTTTGTTCAAGCTTCCCCAAATCAAACCTTAACTTCCTCAGAGTCGACAACGAACAAATATTGAGAGCAAATCCATCATCTACCAAAACATAGTTTATAACCCTTTCTCGACATATGACAATGAAATGCAAAGCTTTATTGTGCATCCTCTCTTCGAAGGAAAAATCTTCATCACAGAAGTTGATCTGATGTCCTCAGATAACCTGGTTGATCATGGCCA
The DNA window shown above is from Solanum lycopersicum chromosome 11, SLM_r2.1 and carries:
- the LOC138339259 gene encoding uncharacterized protein; this encodes MKEVQCNPDVADLNYEDLSIHLNLDLSEWFKMPKFDTFKGIDFSFEERMHNKALHFIVICRERVINYVLVDDGFALNICSLSTLRKLRFDLGKLEQNQFNVRAFDGVQRDRVGAVNLVIQMGPAEFNAKFQVLDIDTSYNLLLERTFINIARDVPSTLHQLMKIVWKE